One genomic region from Chelmon rostratus isolate fCheRos1 chromosome 11, fCheRos1.pri, whole genome shotgun sequence encodes:
- the LOC121614325 gene encoding synapse differentiation-inducing gene protein 1, with the protein MEGGEEERRGEETETSTNPGRASPRGGGGGDTCRQNGLINTHRTGAEPREALLLVYSAPQYQEHMGVNASPQQESHSGGGGGPPQLLNPSALFPQQVASDPSLRPTPSLLMCPESVLRAWGEAAGDCCETTFIEGLGPDPSSTAAAASSSTKEVLLFADGKFLDFSGEEAKIHTLSYDIDDEEEFQELESDYSSESESEDTFLLMPPRDHLGLSVFSMLCCFWPLGIAAFYLSHETNKAVSKGDFHLASSSSRRALFLAVLSITIGTGIYVGVAVALIAYLSKNHHW; encoded by the exons atggagggaggagaggaggagcgcagaggagaagagactgAAACCTCCACCAATCCGGGGAGAGCCTCGCcgagagggggaggaggaggagacaccTGCAGACAAAATGGCCTCATCAACACTCACAGGACGGGGGCGGAGCCTCGGGAGGCGCTGCTGTTGGTGTACTCAGCTCCTCAGTATCAGGAGCACATGGGGGTGAATGCCTCCCCTCAGCAGGAGAGccacagtggaggaggaggaggtcctcctcagctcctgaACCCAAGTGCTCTCTTCCCCCAGCAGGTGGCGTCTGACCCCTCCCTCAGGCCTACCCCCAGCCTTCTCATGTGCCCGGAGAGCGTCCTGCGGGCGTGGGGGGAGGCAGCAGGAGACTGCTGCGAGACCACCTTCATCGAGGGGCTCGGTCCAGACCcctcctccacagctgctgccgcctcctcctccacaaaggaggtgctgctgtttgctgacgGGAAGTTTCTGGACTTTTCTGGAGAGGAAGCAAAGATTCACACGCTGTCGTACGACATCGACGATGAAGAGGAGTTCCAAGAGCTCGAG AGTGATTACTCCAGCGAATCAGAGAGTGAGGATACCTTCCTGCTGATGCCTCCCAGAGATCACCTGGGCCTCAGTGTCTTCTCCATGCTCTGCTGCTTCTGGCCGCTCGGCATCGCCGCCTTCTACCTGTCGCATGAG ACCAATAAGGCGGTGTCTAAAGGAGACTTCCACCTGGCGAGCTCCAGTTCGAGGCGGGCTCTCTTTCTGGCGGTGCTGTCAATCACCATTGGGACAGGTATCTACGTGGGTGTGGCCGTGGCGCTCATAGCCTACCTCTCCAAGAACCACCACTGGTAG
- the LOC121613534 gene encoding cystatin-F-like, which yields MMGLKTPLLASLLGVLGVMLVAGVRDAGFLPGSPRNISRNDHDLQRIVLTAAYSYNNQSNDAFLFRPSAVRRAQRQVVKGIRYIVDLEISRTVCRKRDNNTNLSDCDFQPEGRLHQTFHCHFEVWLIPWQNKTKIQGLLCKP from the exons ATGATGGGACTGAAGACGCCGCTGCTCGCCTCTCTGCTCGGCGTTCTGG GGGTGATGTTGGTGGCAGGCGTCCGTGACGCCGGCTTCCTGCCTGGATCGCCGCGCAACATCAGCAGGAACGACCACGACCTGCAGCGGATCGTCCTCACTGCCGCCTACTCCTACAACAACCAATCAAACGACGCCTTCCTCTTCAGACCCTCCGCCGTCCGCAGAGCGCAGCGGCAG gttgTTAAAGGGATTCGGTACATTGTGGATTTAGAGATTTCCAGAACCGTCTGCCGCAAACGAGACAACAACACAAATCTGTCCGACTGTGACTTTCAGCCTGAAGGTCGTCTGCACCAG aCATTTCACTGCCACTTTGAGGTTTGGTTGATTCCCTGGCAGAATAAGACCAAGATCCAGGGTTTGCTCTGTAAACCCTAA
- the LOC121613522 gene encoding adipocyte plasma membrane-associated protein isoform X2 codes for MKGCWEPNLKLREAQRLFEDQITGPESIANIGDVLFTGTADGKIVKLIGRRIHTVTRLGKLPCGSREEESSCGRPLGIRVGPNGTLFVADAYLGLFEVNPTTGDATRLVSGGQVVAGRKLSFINDLAVTQDGKKVYFTDSSSRWQRRDYLHLIMEATADGRVLEYDTESRELTVVMENLRFPNGIQLLPDEESVLVAETTMARIRRVHVAGLNKGGMDTFIDNLPGFPDNIRPSSTGGYWVAMPSVRPNPGFSILDFLSQRPWIKKLIFKLFSQDVLMKFIPRYSLVAELHDGGICTRSFHDPNGLMAAHISEVHEYDGNLYLGSFRSPYVVKLDLRKV; via the exons ATGTTTTGTTCACGGGAACAGCCGACGGGAAGATCGTGAAGCTGATTGGTCGAAGAATTCACACAGTGACGCGACTCGGAAAACTGCCGTGTG GTTCCAGAGAGGAGGAGTCCAGCTGTGGGAGGCCGCTGGGGATCAGAGTCGGACCCAACGGGACTCTGTTTGTAGCTGACGCTTACCTGGGTCTGTTCGAGGTCAACCCCACCACAG GTGATGCGACCAGGTTAGTGTCGGGTGGTCAGGTGGTCGCTGGCAGGAAGCTGTCGTTCATCAACGACCTGGCGGTGACTCAGGACGGAAAGAAGGTGTACTTCACCgactccagcagcaggtggcagcGCAGAGACTACCTGCACCTCATCATGGAGGCCACCGCAGACGGACG AGTGTTGGAGTACGACACCGAGAGCAGAGAGCTGACGGTGGTGATGGAGAACCTTCGATTTCCAAACGGCATCCAGCTGCTGCCTGACGAGGAGTCGGTGCTGGTGGCAGAGACCACTATGGCCCGGATCCGCAG AGTTCACGTCGCCGGTCTAAACAAAGGCGGGATGGACACTTTCATCGACAACCTGCCCGGCTTTCCCGACAACATCCGTCCCAGCTCAACCGGAGGTTACTGGGTGGCCATGCCGTCAGTGCGGCCAAACCCCGGCTTCTCCATCCTGGACTTCCTGTCCCAGAGACCCTGGATCAAGAAACTAATCTTCAAG ctcttcagtCAGGATGTCCTGATGAAGTTCATCCCCCGGTACAGCCTGGTGGCCGAGCTCCACGACGGCGGCATCTGCACCCGGAGCTTCCACGACCCCAACGGCCTGATGGCGGCTCACATCAGCGAGGTCCACGAGTACGACGGGAATCTGTATCTGGGCTCCTTCCGCTCGCCGTATGTCGTCAAACTCGACCTGCGAAAGGTGTAA